The genomic window GTGATCCGTTTGGCGCCCATGTGGCCGGGAAGTTTCTGGTTCTTGAAAACGCGGCCCGGCTTGTTGCGGCAACCGATGGCGCCCGGACGGCGGTGCATCATCGAGCCGTGCGTCTCGCCCTGTCCGGCGAAATGGAAGCGCCTGACAACGCCCTGAAAACCTTTGCCCTTGGAAACGCCGATCACATCAACCATCTGGCCGACCTGGAACTTGGCGACGGTCACCTGTCCGCCCAGCGTCATCTCCTGGCCGTCCATCTCAAACTCGCGCACGATCCGTTTCGGGGTCGTGTTTGCCTTCTTGAAATGGCCCTGGAGCGGCTTGCTCGAGCGCGATTCCTTCACATCGTCAAACGCCAACTGCACGGCTTTGTAACCGTCGCTGTCTTCGGTGCGCAGTTGGGTTACAATGTTCGGAGCGGCCTCGATCACCGTCACAGCCGTGGCCGTGCCGGTTTCATCGTAAACCCGGGTCATTCCGACTTTCTTGCCAATTATTCCGATGCTCATGGTTAACTCCTTTGGGCTGCCTGGCTTTCAAAGCCGGAGGCCGCCTTCTCAAAAATAAAAACTTAAATCTTGATCGTGATGTCCACGCCCGCGGGCAGGTTTAACTTCTTCAACTCATCCACCGTCTTGGCGGATGGGTCCACAATATCGATCAGCCTCTTGTGGGTCCGGATTTCAAATTGTTCCATGCTCTTTTTGTCGGCATGCGGCGAGCGGTTCACGGTGTAACGCTCGATCTTCGCCGGCAACGGCACGGGCCCGGAGACCCGGGAACCGGTGCGGACCGCCGTCTCGGCAATCTCCGACGCCGCCTTGTCGATCAAGCGGTAGTCAAAACCTTTCAAACGGATGCGTATTCTCGTTCCAGCCATAAATTTAACCTTTCTTCTGCTCCAAAATCTGGGCCAGGATCTGCGCCGGCACCTGCTCGAAATGCGAGGGCTCCATCGAGTAGGCCGCGCGTCCGCGCGACAGCGAGCGCAATGTGTTCACATAACCGAACA from Candidatus Methylacidiphilales bacterium includes these protein-coding regions:
- the rplC gene encoding 50S ribosomal protein L3 translates to MSIGIIGKKVGMTRVYDETGTATAVTVIEAAPNIVTQLRTEDSDGYKAVQLAFDDVKESRSSKPLQGHFKKANTTPKRIVREFEMDGQEMTLGGQVTVAKFQVGQMVDVIGVSKGKGFQGVVRRFHFAGQGETHGSMMHRRPGAIGCRNKPGRVFKNQKLPGHMGAKRITVQNLKVVQIRENDHLLVIKGAIPGARGSYVIIRDSVKGARIPEAKK
- the rpsJ gene encoding 30S ribosomal protein S10, producing MAGTRIRIRLKGFDYRLIDKAASEIAETAVRTGSRVSGPVPLPAKIERYTVNRSPHADKKSMEQFEIRTHKRLIDIVDPSAKTVDELKKLNLPAGVDITIKI